In Flammeovirgaceae bacterium 311, one DNA window encodes the following:
- a CDS encoding DNA polymerase III subunit epsilon (COG0847 DNA polymerase III, epsilon subunit and related 3'-5' exonucleases), with protein MQLKLTRPLCVFDLETTGTNTAKDRIVEIALIKIHPDGSCVDKHKYINPQMPIPPGASAVHGITDDKVKDAPTFRQISKGLLNFISGCDFLGYNCLNFDVPMLVEEFHRVGVPHPFADANVVDAYKIFRKRESRTLAAALMFFCNEELKDAHTAHADTQATLKVLLGQLDRYPDLCKDVEGLSSYCQDEDVVDYNRRIIKREGEYLYNFGKHKGKRLLDEPGYAEWMLKQDFPEDTKASIRKIMVQVKQEA; from the coding sequence ATGCAGCTTAAGCTCACCCGGCCCCTCTGTGTATTTGACCTGGAAACTACCGGGACCAACACCGCTAAGGATAGAATTGTAGAGATTGCACTCATCAAGATCCATCCTGATGGCAGCTGTGTGGATAAGCATAAGTACATCAACCCTCAAATGCCCATTCCTCCCGGAGCCAGTGCGGTGCATGGTATTACTGATGATAAGGTAAAGGATGCCCCTACCTTCCGGCAGATCAGCAAAGGCTTACTGAACTTTATCTCCGGCTGCGATTTCCTGGGCTATAATTGCCTCAATTTCGATGTGCCCATGCTGGTGGAGGAATTTCACCGGGTGGGGGTGCCGCATCCCTTTGCAGATGCGAATGTAGTGGATGCCTACAAGATCTTCAGAAAGCGTGAATCCCGTACCCTGGCTGCTGCTTTAATGTTCTTTTGCAACGAAGAGCTAAAAGATGCCCATACCGCCCATGCAGATACTCAGGCAACCCTGAAAGTGCTGCTGGGCCAGCTGGATCGTTACCCCGATTTATGTAAAGATGTGGAGGGGCTTTCCAGCTACTGCCAGGACGAAGATGTGGTGGACTACAACCGAAGGATCATAAAGCGGGAAGGGGAGTACCTATATAATTTTGGCAAGCACAAAGGCAAGCGTCTCCTGGATGAACCAGGTTATGCCGAATGGATGTTGAAGCAGGATTTCCCCGAAGATACCAAAGCCTCCATTCGCAAAATTATGGTGCAGGTGAAGCAGGAAGCTTAA
- a CDS encoding HAD-superfamily hydrolase (COG0637 Predicted phosphatase/phosphohexomutase), translated as MKFTPKAFLFDLNGTMIDDMQYHTTAWHNVLTKELGAQLSVEEVKVQMYGKNSELLARIFGPDHFSAEEADRISVEKEKSYQKEFLPHLKLIDGLDSILQQAHDAGIKMAIGSAAIMFNVDFVLDNLNIRHYFSALVSADDVTTSKPHPETFLKGAQLLGVKPEACVVFEDAPKGVEAARNAGMPCVVLTTMHEKDEFSQYDNIIAFVRDYTDLALKDLLPAAGVKR; from the coding sequence ATGAAATTTACACCTAAAGCATTTTTATTTGACCTGAACGGCACCATGATCGATGACATGCAATACCACACCACTGCATGGCACAACGTACTTACCAAAGAGCTTGGCGCGCAGCTAAGCGTAGAGGAGGTGAAGGTGCAGATGTATGGTAAAAACAGTGAGCTGCTGGCGCGCATATTCGGTCCTGATCATTTCTCTGCCGAAGAAGCAGACAGAATCTCTGTTGAAAAAGAGAAAAGTTATCAAAAAGAATTCTTACCGCACCTAAAGTTGATAGACGGGCTCGATAGCATTCTTCAGCAGGCTCATGATGCAGGAATCAAGATGGCTATAGGTTCTGCGGCCATAATGTTTAACGTAGACTTTGTGCTCGATAACTTAAACATACGCCACTACTTCAGTGCCCTGGTGAGCGCTGATGATGTAACCACCAGCAAACCACATCCGGAAACCTTTCTGAAGGGAGCACAGCTTCTGGGGGTAAAGCCAGAAGCATGTGTGGTTTTTGAGGATGCACCCAAAGGAGTAGAAGCTGCCCGTAATGCCGGCATGCCCTGCGTAGTGCTTACCACCATGCACGAAAAAGATGAATTCAGCCAGTATGATAACATCATTGCTTTTGTGCGGGATTATACCGATCTGGCCTTAAAAGACTTACTGCCTGCAGCTGGTGTGAAACGTTAA
- a CDS encoding ADP-ribose pyrophosphatase (COG1051 ADP-ribose pyrophosphatase), with product MIKYAGQTRFLVAVDCIIFGFDGENFKLLLIQRGFAPEKNKWSLMGGFLQPNESLDTAADRILKQLTGLDNVFMEQMEVFSNPDRDPVERTLAVVYVALVDIQKYKKQLSQEYHAQWFDINEIPHLIFDHEEMVEKAKNRLRYKAALHPILFELLPDKFTLPQLQALYTGLYETEFDKRNFSRKVLSTGFLIKQKEKDKENSKKGAYYYKLDQEKYKSGFQDFLNFIPRPENLVF from the coding sequence ATGATTAAATATGCCGGCCAAACCAGGTTTCTGGTTGCAGTAGACTGTATTATATTCGGGTTCGATGGTGAAAATTTTAAGCTTCTGTTAATCCAGCGTGGCTTTGCTCCTGAAAAAAATAAATGGAGCCTTATGGGTGGATTTCTTCAGCCAAATGAAAGTCTGGATACCGCCGCTGACCGTATCCTGAAACAGCTAACAGGCCTTGATAATGTGTTTATGGAACAAATGGAGGTGTTCAGCAACCCTGATCGTGATCCGGTAGAAAGAACCCTTGCTGTTGTCTATGTAGCTTTGGTGGATATTCAGAAATACAAAAAACAGCTTAGTCAGGAATATCATGCACAATGGTTTGATATCAATGAAATTCCCCACCTGATTTTCGACCATGAAGAAATGGTGGAAAAAGCCAAAAACAGACTCCGCTACAAAGCTGCTTTGCACCCCATTTTGTTTGAGCTGCTGCCCGATAAATTTACCCTGCCCCAGCTGCAGGCCCTCTATACCGGCCTCTACGAAACCGAGTTCGATAAAAGAAATTTTAGCCGAAAGGTGCTTTCTACAGGTTTTCTGATCAAACAAAAAGAAAAAGATAAAGAGAATTCAAAGAAGGGTGCTTATTACTACAAACTGGATCAGGAAAAGTACAAGAGCGGTTTTCAGGACTTTCTTAATTTTATTCCCAGACCTGAAAACCTGGTTTTCTAG
- a CDS encoding hypothetical protein (COG5505 Predicted integral membrane protein), giving the protein MSVPALTLWSFFLLLFPAVTQWGEKRYQPLRWVGAMTICYLCGLLIGNVPVIPIPNNLLNTVTEASVSLAIPAMLFTAHPRQLLSGGRQSLMAFGFASLAAAIGAVAAYFLAGHQIESSAEVSGMLASVYTGGTPNMSAVGVALGVEHELFLVLNSADILLSGLYFAFLLTIGPALLRYVIPANNTQKISAAQQEWSPEHMPSFHAIWQTLLLSVLLLGAAAGLCLLILGRLVVPVFILLITVFSLLAASTKKVQQIRGTYNIAHYLLLIFALSIGSQANFSTLITLTASILPYCTIVISITLFLHYTFCRLAGLDRNITIIASTAAVFGPPFVGPIAERLKAPHLILSGMLLGMLGYAIGNFVGIGLARLLPLF; this is encoded by the coding sequence ATGTCTGTTCCGGCATTAACCCTTTGGTCTTTCTTCCTGCTCCTTTTTCCTGCGGTAACACAGTGGGGAGAAAAGCGGTATCAGCCCCTGCGCTGGGTTGGCGCCATGACGATTTGCTACCTCTGCGGACTGCTGATTGGAAATGTGCCGGTCATTCCCATTCCAAATAATCTGCTCAATACAGTTACCGAGGCTAGCGTGAGCCTGGCTATTCCTGCCATGCTGTTTACGGCGCATCCCAGGCAGCTGCTTAGTGGCGGCAGGCAATCTTTAATGGCCTTCGGCTTTGCCTCCCTGGCGGCGGCAATTGGTGCTGTTGCAGCTTATTTTCTGGCGGGTCACCAGATTGAAAGCAGCGCCGAGGTAAGCGGTATGCTGGCCAGCGTTTATACAGGAGGCACCCCAAACATGAGTGCTGTGGGCGTGGCCCTGGGGGTGGAGCATGAATTATTCCTGGTACTCAACAGTGCCGACATTCTTTTAAGCGGACTTTATTTTGCATTTCTGCTCACCATCGGCCCTGCACTTTTGCGGTACGTTATCCCTGCAAATAACACCCAGAAAATATCAGCTGCCCAACAGGAGTGGAGTCCGGAGCACATGCCTTCTTTTCATGCCATCTGGCAAACACTGCTGCTTTCCGTGCTGCTGCTGGGGGCAGCAGCTGGGCTGTGCCTGCTGATACTTGGCAGGCTGGTGGTGCCGGTTTTTATCCTGCTGATCACCGTCTTTAGCCTGCTGGCAGCAAGCACCAAAAAGGTACAGCAAATCAGGGGCACCTATAATATTGCACACTACCTGCTCCTGATTTTTGCCCTTAGCATTGGCAGTCAGGCTAACTTCAGTACCCTGATCACACTGACGGCTTCCATCCTGCCCTATTGCACCATCGTGATCTCAATCACCCTCTTTCTGCATTATACTTTTTGCAGACTGGCAGGCCTGGACCGTAATATTACCATTATAGCCTCTACTGCTGCCGTATTCGGGCCACCCTTTGTAGGGCCCATTGCCGAAAGACTAAAAGCTCCCCACCTGATATTAAGCGGTATGTTACTGGGTATGCTGGGCTATGCCATTGGTAATTTTGTAGGGATTGGACTGGCCAGGTTGCTGCCCCTTTTTTAG
- a CDS encoding histidine ammonia-lyase (COG2986 Histidine ammonia-lyase), whose amino-acid sequence MNLIFKYGQDKLTASAALALARGQLRGVFSPDVRKRVENSRDAVDTIVERGKVVYGVNTGFGSLCNKIISAEHTRRLQDNILRSHSVGVGTDTPLEVAKLMLVLKINALAQGFSGISMQVLERLQWHLENDIVPQVPQQGSLGASGDLAPLAHLCLPLIGLGRVWHEGGWQNTGAVLQSYDLQSIELGAKEGLALINGTQFIAAWAVLGLARLANCLDTADIVGAMTLEGLLGSGAPFDPALHQLRSYRGNRYVAHRLSTLLHNSEMVASHKDCGRVQDPYSLRCMPQVHGASRNAWLHLKELLEVELNSVTDNPIIFSAEKTVSGGNFHGQPLALPLDYNTLAAHELGNISDRRIYLLLEGGVNGLPELLMRDTGINSGFMIPQYTSASLVSENKSLCFPPSADSIPSSLGQEDHVSMGSISSRRLNQVVGNLENILAIELLCAAQAFDYRRPMRSSKLLDACHELVRSRIDHAEEDRVFAEDIQILGEIIRQQELVFLTQDIAQHEKLDLYGPYYEDFGLY is encoded by the coding sequence ATGAATCTTATTTTTAAATACGGACAAGACAAATTAACCGCCTCGGCTGCTTTAGCACTTGCCCGGGGCCAGTTAAGGGGCGTTTTTAGCCCTGATGTGCGGAAAAGGGTAGAGAACAGCCGTGATGCAGTAGATACCATTGTGGAAAGAGGAAAAGTGGTGTATGGCGTAAATACTGGCTTTGGCTCTCTCTGTAACAAAATTATTTCTGCAGAACATACCCGGCGGCTTCAGGACAACATTCTGCGCAGCCATAGTGTAGGCGTTGGCACCGATACGCCCCTGGAGGTAGCAAAACTAATGCTGGTGCTCAAGATCAATGCACTGGCGCAGGGCTTTTCCGGCATCAGCATGCAGGTGCTGGAACGGCTGCAGTGGCATCTGGAAAACGATATTGTCCCACAGGTACCGCAGCAGGGTTCTCTGGGTGCCTCCGGCGATCTGGCGCCACTTGCTCACCTATGCCTGCCGCTCATCGGGCTCGGCAGGGTCTGGCATGAGGGGGGCTGGCAAAACACTGGCGCTGTTTTACAATCTTACGACCTTCAATCGATTGAACTTGGCGCCAAAGAAGGTTTGGCGCTCATTAACGGCACCCAGTTTATTGCTGCCTGGGCGGTGCTGGGGCTGGCACGGCTGGCCAACTGCCTGGATACTGCCGATATTGTAGGCGCCATGACACTGGAAGGCCTGCTTGGTTCCGGTGCCCCCTTCGACCCTGCCCTGCACCAGTTACGGTCCTACAGGGGCAATCGGTATGTGGCCCACCGCCTGAGCACCCTGTTGCACAACAGCGAAATGGTGGCCTCGCACAAGGACTGCGGCCGTGTGCAGGACCCCTACTCCCTGCGCTGTATGCCACAGGTGCACGGTGCCAGCCGCAATGCCTGGCTGCACCTGAAAGAATTGCTGGAGGTGGAGCTAAACTCGGTAACCGACAATCCCATCATCTTCAGTGCCGAAAAAACCGTGAGCGGCGGCAATTTTCACGGACAGCCCCTGGCCCTTCCTTTGGATTATAACACCCTGGCTGCCCATGAGCTCGGCAACATCTCCGACCGCCGGATTTACCTGCTGCTGGAGGGCGGTGTAAACGGCTTGCCGGAACTGCTGATGCGCGACACCGGCATTAACAGTGGCTTTATGATTCCGCAGTATACCTCTGCCTCCCTGGTCAGTGAAAATAAAAGCCTTTGCTTTCCTCCCAGCGCCGACTCCATTCCCAGCAGCCTGGGACAGGAAGACCACGTCAGCATGGGCTCCATCAGCAGCAGACGGCTAAACCAGGTGGTTGGCAACCTGGAAAATATCCTGGCCATTGAGCTGCTGTGTGCCGCACAGGCTTTTGATTACCGCAGGCCCATGCGCAGCAGCAAGCTGCTGGATGCCTGCCATGAGCTGGTGCGCAGCCGCATAGACCATGCAGAAGAAGACCGCGTTTTCGCGGAAGACATCCAGATACTGGGCGAAATAATTCGCCAGCAGGAACTGGTTTTTTTAACGCAAGATATTGCCCAACATGAAAAACTCGACCTCTATGGCCCTTACTACGAAGACTTCGGACTTTATTAA
- a CDS encoding urocanate hydratase (COG2987 Urocanate hydratase), whose amino-acid sequence MALTTKTSDFIKQFAQHPHYKAPRGSQLNALSWQTEAPLRMLLNNLDAEVAEDPAQLVVYGGTGQAARNRESLEKIIDCLLHLRDDQSLLVQSGKPVGIIPTHAEAPRVLIANSNLVPAWATWEHFQELKDKGLMMYGQMTAGSWIYIGTQGIVQGTYETFAACARQHFGGSLRHKLVVSGGLGGMGGAQPLAATIAGGTFLGVDIDPSRIQKRLDTRYCDKMTYDYQEAKQWVLEAKEKGDAISVGLVGDIGDVLERLLQDGIIPDVLTDQTSAHDPVHGYVPNGLSLQEAAELRQRDPKTYKDRSLKSMARHVGFMLEMQRRGAKTFDYGNNLREFARQGGEPNAFDFKGFVPEYIRPQFCEGRGPFRWAALSGDPEDIYTTDQALMELFPQNEGLHRWLKAARERIAFQGLPCRICWLGMGERQQAGQLLNELVRMGKVKAPIVIGRDHLDCGSVASPNRETEGMLDGSDAVSDWPLLNLMGNTAGGATWVSFHHGGGVGIGYSQHAGMVVVADGTERAARCLNRVLHTDPAMGIIRHADAGYEKAQEWAERFELRI is encoded by the coding sequence ATGGCCCTTACTACGAAGACTTCGGACTTTATTAAGCAGTTTGCCCAACACCCACACTATAAAGCACCCCGGGGCAGCCAGCTGAATGCCCTTAGCTGGCAAACGGAAGCGCCGCTGCGCATGCTGCTCAACAACCTGGATGCTGAGGTAGCAGAAGATCCTGCCCAACTGGTGGTTTATGGCGGCACCGGCCAGGCTGCCCGTAACCGGGAATCGCTGGAGAAGATCATTGATTGCCTGCTGCACCTGCGCGACGACCAGAGCCTGCTGGTGCAAAGCGGTAAACCTGTAGGCATTATTCCTACCCACGCCGAAGCACCTAGGGTGCTGATTGCCAACTCTAACCTGGTACCCGCCTGGGCTACCTGGGAACATTTCCAGGAGCTGAAAGACAAAGGCCTGATGATGTACGGGCAAATGACTGCCGGCAGCTGGATCTATATTGGTACACAAGGCATTGTACAGGGCACCTATGAAACCTTTGCCGCCTGCGCCCGCCAGCATTTTGGCGGCAGCCTTCGGCACAAGCTGGTGGTATCAGGGGGTCTGGGTGGTATGGGCGGCGCACAACCCCTGGCAGCCACCATTGCCGGCGGCACCTTTCTGGGGGTAGACATTGATCCCTCCCGCATTCAGAAACGCCTGGATACCCGCTACTGCGATAAGATGACCTACGATTACCAGGAGGCGAAACAATGGGTACTGGAGGCAAAGGAAAAAGGCGATGCCATTTCCGTTGGCCTGGTGGGTGATATTGGAGATGTGCTGGAAAGGCTTCTGCAGGATGGTATCATACCGGATGTACTAACCGACCAAACCTCCGCCCATGATCCCGTACATGGCTATGTTCCCAATGGGTTAAGCCTGCAGGAAGCTGCCGAGCTACGTCAGCGCGACCCTAAAACCTACAAAGACAGAAGCCTGAAAAGCATGGCCCGCCATGTTGGTTTTATGCTGGAGATGCAAAGACGTGGTGCTAAAACCTTTGACTATGGCAACAACCTGCGGGAGTTTGCCCGCCAGGGTGGCGAGCCCAATGCTTTTGATTTCAAGGGTTTTGTTCCCGAATACATCCGTCCGCAGTTTTGCGAAGGCCGCGGGCCCTTCCGCTGGGCAGCCCTAAGTGGTGATCCGGAAGATATATATACCACTGATCAGGCGCTGATGGAGCTGTTCCCGCAGAACGAAGGGCTGCACCGCTGGCTGAAAGCTGCGCGGGAGCGGATTGCTTTCCAGGGCCTTCCCTGCCGCATATGCTGGCTTGGCATGGGCGAGCGCCAGCAGGCCGGCCAGCTGCTGAATGAGCTGGTGCGCATGGGCAAGGTAAAAGCACCTATTGTAATTGGTCGCGACCACCTCGACTGCGGCTCTGTTGCCTCTCCCAACCGCGAAACAGAAGGTATGCTGGATGGCTCCGATGCCGTGAGCGACTGGCCCCTGCTGAACCTGATGGGTAACACTGCCGGTGGCGCCACCTGGGTGAGCTTTCATCACGGTGGTGGTGTGGGCATAGGCTACAGCCAGCATGCCGGCATGGTAGTAGTAGCCGATGGCACCGAGCGTGCTGCCCGCTGCCTCAACCGGGTCCTTCACACCGACCCGGCCATGGGCATAATCCGCCACGCCGACGCCGGCTATGAAAAGGCCCAGGAATGGGCGGAGAGATTTGAGCTAAGAATATGA
- a CDS encoding TonB family protein (COG0810 Periplasmic protein TonB, links inner and outer membranes): MISAISYSQEAGIGIESNGLDTPIYTIAERMPEPKGGMEAFYKAIANNMLYPEEAQSKGIEGKVFVRFVVTATGKIRSVEVLKGVNPALDQEAVRLIKLSEEKPGWTPGQEQWEQVNVQIVQQITFKLKAAFKEKLKKTAQLAVVEQDTAKTGDGIGEHDSLMTDLYSRADVMPAPKKGWEVFYKIMQENYMYPEKAVSKKTRGVVYLKFIVDDQGEMKGLSVRKGLHIILDEEALRLLSQVSQEIDWYPGTRKGKAVNVQLTLPVYYELDHSNKPVYIQSTPVFSDTYEREWAYENLPVAENINGVKIYHKPEIYPEPKGGFSELNQFFQENLKYPEEALNDQAAGQVLVRMIVTPDGYGYDEKIEQSIHPALDAEALRLIKLFNQDKKWTAGMNMIKRVSAYVLVPVNFFITGVPNITLYHLDSLMAIPNLLEFPETEAQPVGGMKAFYQLIFENLEYPREAIINSSGGSTYVRFIIDENGEPTYVHSVEGRVIGYGMDQEAVRVVRLSKWVPAMHQGKPVKQMKVIPIKYVVER; the protein is encoded by the coding sequence TTGATTTCTGCAATAAGTTACAGCCAAGAGGCAGGAATTGGTATTGAATCAAATGGTTTAGATACACCTATCTATACAATAGCAGAAAGGATGCCGGAGCCCAAAGGAGGCATGGAGGCATTTTACAAGGCCATTGCGAATAATATGCTGTACCCCGAAGAAGCACAGAGCAAAGGCATTGAAGGTAAAGTATTTGTGCGGTTTGTGGTAACTGCTACAGGAAAAATTAGATCTGTAGAAGTACTGAAAGGGGTAAATCCTGCTCTTGATCAGGAAGCGGTGAGGCTCATTAAATTATCAGAAGAAAAGCCCGGCTGGACTCCCGGACAGGAACAGTGGGAGCAGGTAAATGTGCAGATCGTTCAGCAGATTACATTCAAATTAAAGGCTGCATTCAAAGAAAAACTCAAAAAAACAGCACAACTTGCTGTAGTTGAACAGGATACCGCTAAGACTGGTGACGGAATAGGAGAGCATGACTCCCTCATGACCGATTTGTACAGCAGGGCAGATGTTATGCCGGCACCAAAGAAAGGATGGGAAGTTTTTTATAAAATAATGCAGGAAAATTATATGTATCCTGAAAAGGCTGTCTCTAAAAAGACCAGGGGCGTTGTTTACCTGAAGTTCATCGTAGATGATCAGGGTGAAATGAAAGGTTTAAGCGTAAGAAAAGGATTGCATATTATACTTGATGAGGAAGCTTTGCGCCTGTTATCACAAGTAAGCCAGGAAATAGATTGGTATCCTGGCACACGAAAAGGTAAGGCAGTGAATGTACAATTAACCCTGCCGGTTTATTATGAATTGGATCATAGCAATAAGCCTGTTTATATTCAATCCACTCCTGTGTTTTCTGATACCTATGAGCGAGAATGGGCATATGAAAATCTTCCGGTAGCAGAAAATATAAATGGCGTAAAAATTTATCATAAACCCGAGATTTATCCTGAGCCCAAGGGTGGATTTTCCGAGCTCAATCAGTTTTTTCAGGAAAATCTGAAATATCCGGAAGAAGCATTAAATGATCAGGCTGCAGGACAGGTACTGGTCAGGATGATTGTAACTCCTGATGGATACGGCTATGATGAAAAAATTGAACAAAGCATTCATCCGGCACTGGATGCTGAGGCGCTACGCCTAATAAAGTTGTTTAATCAGGATAAAAAGTGGACTGCGGGCATGAATATGATAAAAAGAGTATCTGCCTATGTGTTGGTACCGGTAAACTTTTTCATCACTGGTGTGCCTAATATCACTTTATATCACTTAGATAGCCTTATGGCAATTCCAAACCTTCTGGAATTTCCTGAAACAGAGGCGCAACCTGTTGGAGGAATGAAGGCATTCTATCAACTCATTTTTGAAAACCTTGAGTATCCCCGTGAAGCAATCATAAATAGTAGTGGAGGGTCTACCTATGTCAGGTTTATTATAGACGAGAATGGAGAGCCGACATACGTTCATTCTGTAGAAGGTCGCGTGATAGGATATGGTATGGACCAGGAAGCAGTGAGGGTAGTGAGGCTATCAAAATGGGTGCCAGCCATGCATCAAGGAAAACCGGTAAAACAGATGAAAGTCATTCCTATCAAATATGTTGTTGAAAGATAG
- a CDS encoding TonB family protein (COG0810 Periplasmic protein TonB, links inner and outer membranes) — MWGSGLSQQPSASFDFENATEETPLYTVVEKMPEPEGGLTALYEVISKNMQYPAEVRKRGIQGKVFVRFVVTAQGKVESVEVIKGLDPALDKEAVRMIKLSEEQPGWVPGQEQGERVDVQLVQPVWFKLEAEKDEHQDSSDGQQHANHLNVIYNKVEEMPKPKTHWDPFNSYLKENVRYPQKALAANIQGTVYLQYIIDKEGALKDLIVIKGLHPDIDEEALRLLRLADSTIGWLPAKIEGEAVNARVVLPIHFTYDKKKVPVFVGATHISPDDVSRLIEFEELPVKEEVDGVLVYHKPEASPWPEGGVWELEQFFKRYLEYPKEVQHDAPKGDFIIRFIISAEGIPYGEKILNGVHPAMDAEALRLIREFNLERKWTPATYKNKKVAAFVEVPVNYDFEDDRGVIKKTESYTFTYKNRKGKEEVADIYEDVEVEAIPRGGMKVFYEKMYREIQYPIMAIKQNIQGTTYIKLLIDEQGDVVFAQPVEDKRIGGGLDEEAARVVLLSKWEPARHQGQYVKQMRIIPINFRLQP; from the coding sequence ATGTGGGGGTCGGGTCTCAGTCAGCAGCCTTCTGCAAGTTTTGATTTTGAAAATGCTACAGAAGAAACTCCTCTGTATACAGTGGTTGAAAAAATGCCTGAGCCTGAGGGTGGTTTGACTGCTTTGTACGAAGTGATTTCAAAAAACATGCAGTATCCTGCTGAAGTGCGTAAACGTGGCATTCAGGGTAAGGTATTTGTGCGTTTTGTGGTTACGGCTCAGGGAAAAGTAGAGTCTGTTGAGGTTATCAAAGGCCTGGATCCTGCATTAGACAAGGAAGCTGTCAGGATGATAAAATTATCTGAAGAGCAGCCAGGCTGGGTTCCCGGCCAGGAGCAGGGTGAGCGGGTTGATGTGCAGCTGGTTCAGCCGGTATGGTTTAAACTTGAGGCTGAAAAAGATGAGCATCAAGACAGCAGTGATGGTCAGCAGCATGCAAATCATTTAAATGTGATATACAATAAGGTTGAGGAAATGCCAAAACCTAAAACGCATTGGGATCCTTTTAATAGTTATCTCAAGGAAAATGTAAGATACCCCCAAAAGGCACTGGCTGCAAATATCCAAGGTACTGTTTATCTGCAGTACATCATTGATAAAGAAGGGGCACTTAAAGACTTAATTGTTATAAAAGGATTACATCCGGATATTGATGAAGAAGCCCTTCGTCTGCTACGATTAGCCGATAGTACAATTGGCTGGCTGCCAGCTAAAATAGAAGGTGAAGCTGTAAATGCAAGGGTAGTCCTGCCCATTCATTTTACTTATGATAAGAAAAAAGTACCAGTATTTGTTGGAGCCACTCACATATCTCCCGATGATGTATCACGATTGATCGAATTTGAGGAACTGCCTGTAAAAGAAGAGGTTGATGGGGTGTTAGTCTATCATAAGCCAGAGGCATCTCCGTGGCCTGAAGGAGGAGTGTGGGAATTAGAACAGTTTTTCAAGAGATATTTGGAGTATCCGAAAGAAGTTCAGCATGATGCTCCTAAGGGAGATTTTATTATCAGATTTATTATTTCTGCAGAAGGGATACCTTATGGAGAGAAAATACTGAATGGGGTTCACCCGGCTATGGATGCCGAAGCATTACGCCTGATAAGAGAATTTAATCTGGAAAGAAAATGGACACCTGCTACCTATAAAAATAAAAAAGTAGCAGCCTTTGTGGAGGTGCCGGTTAACTATGATTTTGAAGATGATCGTGGGGTGATCAAAAAAACAGAATCGTATACCTTTACATATAAAAACAGGAAGGGCAAAGAAGAAGTAGCAGACATTTACGAAGATGTTGAGGTTGAAGCCATACCGCGCGGAGGAATGAAAGTTTTTTATGAAAAAATGTATCGTGAAATCCAGTATCCAATCATGGCTATCAAACAAAATATTCAAGGCACCACCTACATCAAGTTGCTTATTGATGAGCAGGGGGATGTGGTATTTGCGCAGCCGGTAGAAGATAAGAGAATAGGTGGTGGACTTGATGAAGAAGCAGCCAGGGTTGTTCTCTTGTCTAAATGGGAGCCTGCCAGGCATCAGGGGCAATATGTAAAACAAATGAGAATTATACCTATAAATTTCAGGCTACAGCCATAA